The Caulobacter sp. FWC26 genome contains a region encoding:
- the hfaA gene encoding holdfast anchoring protein HfaA, with protein sequence MTKVSTLRGALLAPIALMVWAGLACAQTSALSNRIERGYGSSADVMDKTFNPSTRDANGNRIVADGVIQSGVGNSALTTNSTNSLAGAQYFQSGAAGSASATAIGNMIRIDVNGTGNTVVLNSTQINNAPVSANAVLNGVASASN encoded by the coding sequence ATGACCAAGGTTTCCACGCTTCGCGGCGCGCTCCTCGCGCCGATCGCTCTGATGGTTTGGGCGGGACTGGCCTGCGCGCAAACCAGCGCGTTGAGCAACCGGATCGAGCGCGGCTACGGCTCCAGCGCCGATGTGATGGACAAGACGTTCAACCCATCGACGCGCGACGCCAACGGCAATCGGATCGTGGCGGATGGCGTCATCCAATCGGGTGTTGGCAACAGCGCCTTGACGACCAACTCGACCAACAGTCTGGCCGGCGCTCAGTACTTTCAGAGCGGCGCGGCCGGTTCGGCCTCCGCCACCGCGATCGGCAATATGATCCGGATCGATGTCAACGGCACCGGCAACACGGTGGTTCTGAACAGCACCCAGATCAACAACGCCCCGGTTTCGGCCAACGCCGTGCTGAACGGCGTCGCCAGCGCCAGCAACTAG